In Oncorhynchus tshawytscha isolate Ot180627B linkage group LG06, Otsh_v2.0, whole genome shotgun sequence, the following are encoded in one genomic region:
- the LOC112252657 gene encoding kit ligand isoform X1: MKKSKIWIRICVHLLVCTTFGVHSSEFGDAVTDDITSISLLKQNIPKDYKIPVTYIPKEVGGMCWVTLNVFHLELSLRGLADKFGNISSNKYNISILIEMLKETRYHMKNLEVITSDFECHYRDEKWQTGHYFQFVEDFLNTARSNRDLPEECDPPPCPTTTKASATTITTQYPASGKEPLRFLPEVVERSLLSLLVIPIAAIIFLFVWKVKSRSNQHQSDELKSVEGGHFTGTEESLAPPLDDISEKNRLNIIEAV; encoded by the exons ATTTGGATACGCATCTGTGTCCATTTATTGGTGTGCACCACATTTGGAGTTCACTCAAGTGAATTTGGAGATGCtgtaacagatgacatcacaagcatttcactattg AAACAAAATATACCTAAAGATTACAAGATTCCAGTGACATATATTCCAAAAGAAGTG GGTGGAATGTGTTGGGTCACGCTAAATGTTTTCCACTTGGAACTCAGTTTACGAGGATTAGCAGACAAGTTTGGAAACATTTCATCCAACAAATATAATATCAGCATATTGATCGAAATGCTGAAAGAGACGCGATATCACATGAAGAACTTG GAGGTGATCACATCTGATTTTGAGTGCCACTATAGAGATGAGAAATGGCAGACAGGACACTATTTTCAGTTTGTTGAAGATTTTCTAAACACGGCCCGTTCGAATAGAGATTTGCCAGAAGAATGCGATCCACCTCCCTGTCCAACAACAACAAAGGCATCAGCAACtacaataacaacacaataccccgCATCAG GGAAAGAGCCTCTGAGGTTCCTGCCAGAAGTAGTGGAGAGAAGCCTCCTGTCACTACTTGTAATTCCTATTGCGGCCATCATATTTCTGTTTGTGTGGAAG GTGAAATCCAGGAGCAACCAACATCAATCAGATGAACTGAAATCAGTGGAAGGAGGCCACTTCACAGGAACAGAAGAGAGTTTGGCACCTCCACTAGATGACATTTCTGAAAA GAACAGATTGAACATCATTGAGGCAGTGTAA
- the LOC112252657 gene encoding uncharacterized protein LOC112252657 isoform X2 → MKQNIPKDYKIPVTYIPKEVGGMCWVTLNVFHLELSLRGLADKFGNISSNKYNISILIEMLKETRYHMKNLEVITSDFECHYRDEKWQTGHYFQFVEDFLNTARSNRDLPEECDPPPCPTTTKASATTITTQYPASGKEPLRFLPEVVERSLLSLLVIPIAAIIFLFVWKVKSRSNQHQSDELKSVEGGHFTGTEESLAPPLDDISEKNRLNIIEAV, encoded by the exons ATG AAACAAAATATACCTAAAGATTACAAGATTCCAGTGACATATATTCCAAAAGAAGTG GGTGGAATGTGTTGGGTCACGCTAAATGTTTTCCACTTGGAACTCAGTTTACGAGGATTAGCAGACAAGTTTGGAAACATTTCATCCAACAAATATAATATCAGCATATTGATCGAAATGCTGAAAGAGACGCGATATCACATGAAGAACTTG GAGGTGATCACATCTGATTTTGAGTGCCACTATAGAGATGAGAAATGGCAGACAGGACACTATTTTCAGTTTGTTGAAGATTTTCTAAACACGGCCCGTTCGAATAGAGATTTGCCAGAAGAATGCGATCCACCTCCCTGTCCAACAACAACAAAGGCATCAGCAACtacaataacaacacaataccccgCATCAG GGAAAGAGCCTCTGAGGTTCCTGCCAGAAGTAGTGGAGAGAAGCCTCCTGTCACTACTTGTAATTCCTATTGCGGCCATCATATTTCTGTTTGTGTGGAAG GTGAAATCCAGGAGCAACCAACATCAATCAGATGAACTGAAATCAGTGGAAGGAGGCCACTTCACAGGAACAGAAGAGAGTTTGGCACCTCCACTAGATGACATTTCTGAAAA GAACAGATTGAACATCATTGAGGCAGTGTAA